In Kineococcus sp. NBC_00420, a single genomic region encodes these proteins:
- a CDS encoding glycosyltransferase — protein MSRPTRVVHVITTLTTGGAERQLELLVERSGAQSRTLCLYEGGPVADAMRRRGHHVDVLGMAGWRKPLAIARLARELRRLRPDVVHVHLLAAQLWGIPAARLAGVPVVVSSEHSLMADSIEGRPLTAWLRRVYTGLEALTDHTVAVSATTADRLVAWGVARSRISVIDNGIDLDAVRPRAGDRERVRAELGVPEGSTAVVVVGRLDPVKRVDEVLRALAPRLLAGGHVLLVAGAGSLRPGLESLAGELGIAPAVRWLGARDDVPAVLAAADVLLSASRDETFGLAVLEAVAGGLPSVFVQCPALEELGTLPEGVARAGGGGPEALSAALDDLTARGLHRRPAPAAVVERYDARRTAAAVDALYADQLAHDRHSSRHAH, from the coding sequence TCGTCCACGTCATCACGACCCTCACCACCGGCGGCGCCGAACGGCAGCTGGAGCTGCTGGTCGAGCGTTCGGGCGCGCAGTCCCGGACGCTCTGCCTCTACGAGGGCGGCCCCGTGGCGGACGCGATGCGCCGGCGGGGACACCACGTCGACGTGCTGGGCATGGCGGGCTGGCGCAAACCGCTCGCGATCGCGCGGCTGGCCCGCGAGCTGCGCCGGCTGCGCCCCGACGTCGTGCACGTCCACCTGCTCGCCGCGCAGCTCTGGGGCATCCCGGCGGCCCGCCTGGCCGGGGTCCCCGTCGTGGTCTCCAGCGAGCACTCGCTGATGGCGGACTCGATCGAGGGCCGCCCGCTCACCGCCTGGCTGCGGCGCGTCTACACCGGCCTCGAGGCCCTCACCGACCACACCGTCGCGGTCTCGGCCACCACCGCGGACCGCCTGGTCGCGTGGGGCGTGGCGCGGAGCCGCATCTCGGTGATCGACAACGGGATCGACCTCGACGCCGTCCGCCCCCGGGCGGGCGACCGCGAGCGCGTGCGGGCCGAGCTGGGAGTGCCGGAGGGCAGCACGGCGGTCGTCGTCGTCGGCCGCCTGGACCCCGTCAAGCGCGTCGACGAGGTCCTGCGGGCGCTCGCGCCCCGGCTGCTCGCCGGCGGGCACGTCCTGCTGGTCGCCGGGGCGGGGTCGTTGCGTCCCGGGCTGGAGTCCCTCGCGGGGGAGCTGGGGATCGCCCCCGCGGTCCGCTGGCTGGGCGCGCGGGACGACGTCCCGGCCGTGCTCGCCGCCGCGGACGTCCTGCTCAGCGCCTCGCGCGACGAGACCTTCGGCCTCGCCGTCCTGGAGGCCGTCGCGGGCGGACTGCCCTCGGTCTTCGTGCAGTGCCCGGCGCTCGAGGAGCTCGGGACGCTGCCCGAGGGGGTGGCCCGCGCCGGCGGCGGCGGCCCCGAGGCGCTCAGCGCGGCGCTGGACGACCTGACCGCCCGTGGGCTGCACCGCCGCCCCGCCCCGGCCGCGGTGGTCGAGCGCTACGACGCCCGGCGCACGGCGGCGGCGGTGGACGCGCTGTACGCGGACCAGCTGGCCCACGACCGGCACTCCTCCCGCCACGCTCACTGA
- a CDS encoding glycosyltransferase family 4 protein → MLLEPSRTPARPSGSGGLLLASRGDALTPFLFEELQRRYPVAGVLDTDLSRWQRVAVAATTFRPSRVRWAEHFFKSGLGYALRSRNAELLRRRSPDPQAPVFQVHALFDVTGGGGSLLYVDCTHRQSAASWPAWNPLRGRALERWYAQETAAYRAARHVFSFSTATRDSLVDEYGVDPARVSVVGAGANGGLPEHVAHRGTSPGHAPNLLFIGNDFARKGGHDLLTAFAQVRARFPGATLRLVGTRPEVPAQPGVEVLGRVHDREHIARLYAQADVFVLPSVFDPFPLVLLEAMARGVPLVTTASCGIPDVVRDQVEGHVVAANDPAGLAAALVRSLADPAHSSSMAATARLRVREEFTWQRVVDRMAPVLDELVRTGTGRGPDRSPR, encoded by the coding sequence ATGCTCCTGGAACCATCCCGGACTCCGGCCCGTCCGTCCGGTTCCGGAGGGTTGCTGCTCGCTTCGCGGGGGGACGCGTTGACGCCCTTCCTCTTCGAGGAACTCCAGCGGCGCTACCCCGTGGCCGGGGTCCTCGACACCGACCTGTCCCGGTGGCAACGGGTGGCCGTCGCGGCGACGACGTTCCGCCCCTCCCGCGTGCGGTGGGCCGAGCACTTCTTCAAGAGCGGCCTCGGCTACGCGCTGCGCTCGCGCAACGCGGAACTCCTGCGCCGGCGCTCGCCGGATCCGCAGGCCCCCGTCTTCCAGGTGCACGCCCTCTTCGACGTCACCGGGGGTGGCGGCAGCCTGCTCTACGTCGACTGCACGCACCGGCAGTCGGCGGCCTCGTGGCCGGCGTGGAACCCCCTGCGGGGGAGGGCGCTGGAACGCTGGTACGCCCAGGAGACCGCCGCCTACCGCGCCGCCCGGCACGTCTTCTCGTTCAGCACCGCGACGAGGGACTCGCTGGTCGACGAGTACGGCGTGGACCCCGCCCGGGTCAGCGTCGTGGGGGCCGGGGCGAACGGGGGTCTGCCCGAGCACGTCGCCCACCGCGGAACCTCGCCGGGCCACGCCCCGAACCTGCTGTTCATCGGCAACGACTTCGCCCGCAAGGGGGGTCACGACCTGCTGACCGCCTTCGCGCAGGTCCGCGCACGTTTCCCCGGCGCGACGCTGCGCCTGGTCGGGACGCGCCCGGAGGTTCCCGCCCAGCCGGGTGTGGAGGTCCTGGGGAGGGTTCACGACCGGGAGCACATCGCCCGCCTCTACGCCCAGGCCGACGTGTTCGTGCTGCCCTCCGTCTTCGACCCGTTCCCGTTGGTGCTGCTGGAGGCGATGGCCCGCGGGGTTCCGCTGGTCACCACCGCGTCGTGCGGGATCCCCGACGTCGTGCGGGACCAGGTGGAGGGACACGTCGTCGCCGCGAACGACCCGGCGGGTCTGGCGGCCGCACTCGTGCGATCCTTGGCCGATCCCGCGCACAGCTCGTCGATGGCTGCCACGGCGCGTCTGCGGGTTCGGGAGGAGTTCACGTGGCAACGCGTCGTCGACCGCATGGCCCCCGTTCTCGACGAGCTGGTCCGCACCGGAACCGGTCGTGGACCGGACCGCTCGCCGCGCTGA
- a CDS encoding cellulase family glycosylhydrolase, whose translation MATRRRPHGPRSRRAGPHRNRSWTGPLAALTLLTLVGAGLTSCSGAADDFVERDGRQFTVDGKPFRFVGFNLYDAAASDRYSCRPASRIPPEDLEDHFRWLHDHAGVTVVRFWAYQTYTDGGRDFSAVDRVVDAARATGIRLIPVLEDGPGDCSTGEPGVSLAEADGGTWFSQGYRKPYGSARISYRDYVRAITEHYRDEPVVMAWMLVNEAETPARDDQGRSVLVSFAGDVAGLVHSVDPNHLVTLGTQGNGAPGGSGADFLAVYNQTDLDFVEVHDWARYGSDTEAMPGAEADGSLPAVGSQTCRSTTAPIACSFAIAAQIQKPLVVGEVGISASDAAGRGRRAELVRAKAQAAFDAGASGYLVWHYGTGQTDGYDVVRSDDDLLFDVTRRLGSQVSETS comes from the coding sequence GTGGCAACGCGTCGTCGACCGCATGGCCCCCGTTCTCGACGAGCTGGTCCGCACCGGAACCGGTCGTGGACCGGACCGCTCGCCGCGCTGACCCTGCTGACGCTGGTCGGGGCGGGGCTGACGTCCTGTTCCGGTGCGGCCGACGACTTCGTGGAACGCGACGGGCGGCAGTTCACCGTCGACGGGAAACCCTTCCGGTTCGTGGGTTTCAACCTCTACGACGCGGCCGCCAGCGACCGGTACTCCTGCCGCCCGGCGTCGCGCATCCCCCCCGAGGACCTCGAGGACCACTTCCGCTGGCTGCACGACCACGCGGGGGTCACCGTCGTCCGGTTCTGGGCGTACCAGACCTACACCGACGGTGGTCGTGACTTCAGCGCCGTCGACCGCGTCGTGGACGCCGCGCGGGCGACCGGGATCCGGTTGATCCCGGTCCTCGAGGACGGGCCGGGGGACTGCAGCACAGGCGAACCGGGTGTCTCCCTCGCGGAGGCCGACGGCGGGACCTGGTTCAGCCAGGGGTACCGGAAACCGTACGGCAGCGCGCGGATCTCCTACCGGGACTACGTCAGAGCCATCACGGAGCACTACCGCGACGAACCCGTGGTGATGGCCTGGATGCTGGTCAACGAGGCCGAGACCCCGGCCCGCGACGACCAGGGACGGTCGGTCCTCGTGAGTTTCGCCGGTGACGTCGCGGGCCTGGTCCACTCCGTCGACCCGAACCACCTCGTCACCCTGGGAACCCAGGGCAACGGTGCCCCGGGGGGCAGCGGTGCGGACTTCCTCGCGGTCTACAACCAGACCGACCTGGACTTCGTGGAGGTGCACGACTGGGCCCGCTACGGGTCCGACACCGAGGCCATGCCGGGGGCCGAGGCCGACGGCAGCCTGCCGGCGGTCGGTTCGCAGACCTGCCGTTCCACGACCGCGCCGATCGCGTGCTCGTTCGCCATCGCCGCCCAGATCCAGAAACCCCTCGTCGTCGGCGAGGTAGGGATCTCCGCCTCGGACGCGGCCGGGCGGGGTCGACGGGCGGAACTGGTCCGGGCGAAGGCGCAGGCCGCGTTCGACGCCGGTGCGTCCGGGTACCTGGTGTGGCACTACGGCACCGGTCAGACCGACGGTTACGACGTCGTGCGTTCCGACGACGACCTGTTGTTCGACGTCACCCGGCGACTGGGTTCGCAGGTGTCGGAGACGTCCTGA
- a CDS encoding glycosyltransferase translates to MRSVPEARTSGTSRPTRVLVVGSGWRFTSGISYYTCRLANAFAERTTTSVVLMRRLVPRFLYPGRSRVGSVVNDVDYSPDIDVYDGVDWYWGRSARGVSGFLDRTRPDVVVLQWWTGAVLHSYLLLARALHRRGAKVVIEWHEVQDTGEARVPGVVRYVRSAMKALLRRVDAHVVHSEYDSELLQGAYGLDPRQITVIPHGPYDHVLDATAVRSENATGDAPLRLLFFGTIRPYKGLEDLVEAFSSLPRELAEKFRLTIVGETWEGWTAPLDAVRDSPNGDRIDLVNRYVTDAEVRTHFAAADAVVLPYRRSSSSGPLQMAMSAGLPTVVTSVGGLVEAARDYEGAVFVPPAAPAELAAALRGLLERRGERYADPHSWDTSVTRFARVFASLGVPGSVAGPRAASTETRAPRHDDARRDVVA, encoded by the coding sequence ATGAGGTCCGTCCCCGAGGCGCGCACCTCCGGGACGTCCCGTCCCACCCGCGTCCTGGTCGTCGGTTCGGGCTGGCGGTTCACCTCCGGGATCAGCTACTACACCTGCCGCCTCGCGAACGCCTTCGCCGAACGCACCACGACGAGCGTCGTCCTGATGCGTCGCCTGGTGCCGCGGTTCCTCTACCCCGGACGCTCGCGGGTGGGTTCCGTCGTGAACGACGTCGACTACTCCCCCGACATCGACGTCTACGACGGCGTCGACTGGTACTGGGGACGCAGCGCCCGGGGGGTGTCGGGTTTCCTCGACCGCACCCGCCCCGACGTCGTCGTCCTGCAGTGGTGGACCGGCGCGGTGCTGCACTCCTACCTGCTCCTCGCGCGGGCGTTGCACCGCCGCGGGGCCAAGGTCGTCATCGAGTGGCACGAGGTCCAGGACACCGGGGAAGCCCGGGTCCCCGGTGTGGTCCGCTACGTGCGGTCGGCGATGAAGGCGCTGCTGCGCCGGGTCGACGCGCACGTCGTCCACTCCGAGTACGACTCCGAACTCCTGCAGGGGGCCTACGGCCTCGACCCGCGTCAGATCACGGTCATCCCGCACGGGCCGTACGACCACGTCCTCGACGCCACCGCGGTGCGCAGCGAGAACGCCACCGGCGACGCCCCGCTCCGCCTGTTGTTCTTCGGGACGATCCGTCCGTACAAGGGGCTCGAAGACCTCGTCGAGGCGTTCTCCTCGCTGCCCCGGGAACTGGCGGAGAAGTTCCGGCTGACCATCGTCGGGGAGACGTGGGAAGGGTGGACGGCACCGCTGGACGCCGTGCGGGACAGCCCGAACGGCGACCGCATCGACCTCGTCAACCGCTACGTCACCGACGCCGAGGTCCGCACCCACTTCGCCGCGGCCGACGCCGTGGTGCTCCCCTACCGCCGTTCGTCGTCCTCCGGGCCGCTGCAGATGGCGATGAGCGCCGGACTGCCGACCGTGGTGACCTCCGTCGGCGGTCTCGTCGAGGCCGCCCGCGACTACGAGGGTGCCGTGTTCGTGCCCCCGGCCGCGCCCGCGGAACTCGCCGCCGCGCTGCGGGGACTCCTGGAACGCCGGGGCGAGCGCTACGCCGACCCGCACTCCTGGGACACCTCGGTCACCCGCTTCGCCCGGGTCTTCGCGAGCCTCGGGGTTCCCGGCTCCGTCGCGGGCCCCCGCGCCGCGTCGACCGAAACCCGGGCACCGCGGCACGACGACGCCCGCCGCGATGTCGTGGCCTGA
- a CDS encoding glycosyltransferase family 2 protein yields MPAWNEARNLEIVLPGLPKVHEVIVVDGHSTDGTAEVVARVLPEAKFLQQTRRGKGNALAVGFEAATGDVIVMFDADGSADAAEISDFVAALVAGADFAKGSRVLAAGGSDDITLVRDTGNRMLTLFTNVLFRTKYTDLCYGYNAFWRDVLQHLAIPSSRYDTAQWGDGFEIETLINCRVAAADLQIHEVPSVELRRIHGESNLHAVRDGLRVLRTILTERFQRGRSTTPTPSAELLTHAHADAEHTLANEQAQDAALLDSPLARVIDLRPTDRQPSVPQQGTEPGRRELHPTEQDARENA; encoded by the coding sequence GTGCCCGCGTGGAACGAAGCGCGCAACCTCGAGATCGTCCTGCCCGGCCTGCCGAAGGTGCACGAGGTGATCGTCGTCGACGGTCACTCCACCGACGGGACGGCCGAGGTCGTGGCCCGGGTGCTGCCCGAGGCGAAGTTCCTGCAGCAGACCCGACGGGGCAAGGGCAACGCCCTGGCCGTGGGTTTCGAGGCGGCCACCGGTGACGTCATCGTCATGTTCGACGCCGACGGCTCCGCCGACGCCGCCGAGATCTCCGACTTCGTGGCCGCGCTCGTCGCCGGTGCCGACTTCGCCAAGGGCAGCCGCGTCCTCGCCGCCGGCGGCAGCGACGACATCACCCTCGTGCGCGACACCGGCAACCGGATGCTGACGCTGTTCACCAACGTGCTGTTCCGCACCAAGTACACGGACCTCTGCTACGGCTACAACGCCTTCTGGCGCGACGTCCTCCAGCACCTCGCCATCCCGTCCTCGCGCTACGACACCGCGCAGTGGGGTGACGGCTTCGAGATCGAGACCCTCATCAACTGCCGGGTCGCCGCCGCCGACCTGCAGATCCACGAGGTGCCCAGCGTGGAACTGCGCCGCATCCACGGCGAGAGCAACCTGCACGCCGTGCGCGACGGCCTGCGGGTGCTGCGCACGATCCTCACCGAACGCTTCCAGCGCGGGCGCTCCACCACCCCCACCCCCAGCGCGGAACTCCTCACCCACGCCCACGCCGACGCGGAGCACACCCTCGCGAACGAGCAGGCCCAGGACGCGGCGCTGCTGGACTCCCCCCTGGCCCGGGTCATCGACCTGCGCCCGACCGACCGCCAGCCGTCGGTCCCCCAGCAGGGGACCGAGCCGGGTCGTCGCGAACTCCACCCGACCGAGCAGGACGCGCGGGAGAACGCATGA
- a CDS encoding DUF4397 domain-containing protein produces MLVRSRRVHPQGRVSTVIGVVLAVLLVVLLSARGAAAAVVPGDAWVRAAHLVPGLEAMQVSARPTAGGDTVVLAADAGYGDVAPYQRLAPGDYTVELRPAGAAPTSSPVLSSTLTAKAGAAYTLAGLGSLASPRLATLQDDLTPPAPGTVNVRLLPAASTAAQVTVSAVDGPVIAQDAVFGQPTSYTSVPAGTWTLQAVANGVAPATTKVDLTAGGVYTLAVVDGTGGLGVQVVTDAAGAATMPVGGAQTGGGGTAGGLDTESSPGPWILAMTVLGGLGVLAVRRARTTRSS; encoded by the coding sequence GTGCTGGTCCGTTCCCGCCGTGTCCACCCGCAAGGCCGCGTGTCGACGGTGATCGGCGTGGTGCTGGCCGTCCTCCTGGTGGTCCTGCTGTCCGCGCGGGGAGCCGCCGCGGCCGTCGTCCCCGGTGACGCCTGGGTGCGCGCCGCCCACCTGGTCCCGGGTCTCGAGGCGATGCAGGTCAGCGCCCGGCCCACCGCCGGGGGCGACACCGTGGTCCTGGCCGCCGACGCCGGCTACGGCGACGTCGCGCCCTACCAGCGGCTCGCACCCGGCGACTACACCGTGGAGCTGCGCCCGGCCGGCGCCGCGCCGACCTCGTCCCCGGTCCTCTCCAGCACCCTCACCGCCAAGGCCGGCGCCGCCTACACCCTCGCGGGCCTGGGCTCCCTCGCCTCGCCCCGGCTGGCGACCCTGCAGGACGACCTGACCCCGCCCGCGCCCGGGACGGTCAACGTCCGGTTGCTGCCGGCGGCCTCGACCGCGGCCCAGGTGACGGTGAGTGCCGTCGACGGGCCGGTCATCGCCCAGGACGCCGTGTTCGGTCAGCCGACCAGCTACACCAGCGTCCCCGCCGGGACCTGGACCCTGCAGGCGGTCGCGAACGGTGTCGCGCCGGCCACCACGAAGGTCGACCTGACCGCGGGCGGCGTCTACACCCTCGCGGTCGTCGACGGGACCGGCGGCCTCGGCGTGCAGGTCGTGACCGACGCCGCGGGCGCGGCGACGATGCCCGTGGGTGGCGCGCAGACCGGCGGCGGTGGCACGGCCGGTGGCCTCGACACCGAGTCCTCGCCCGGCCCGTGGATCCTCGCGATGACCGTGCTCGGGGGGCTCGGCGTGCTCGCCGTGCGTCGCGCGAGGACCACGCGCTCGTCGTGA
- a CDS encoding class F sortase: MTGRVLRRRSLLLLPVTLWAAGCSGGSAAPVPTSPTRPAEPSTEPASPTPSTAPSAAAGGPLPAVGDPGRAVVAGEVPVHLEVPAVGVDVPLIRLGVNPDGSLEVPADYQQVGWFTGSAAPGATGPAIIAGHVDSTSGPAPFFRLRDLGPGDEVVVTGTDGQRRSFSVDGVEQYPKDQFPTAAVYGPAPGPVLRLITCGGSFDRSVGHYRDNVVVFAS, from the coding sequence GTGACCGGCCGCGTCCTGCGTCGACGGTCCCTCCTGCTGCTGCCCGTGACCCTCTGGGCTGCAGGCTGTTCCGGGGGGTCGGCTGCTCCCGTCCCGACGAGTCCCACGCGTCCGGCGGAGCCGTCCACGGAGCCGGCCTCGCCGACCCCTTCGACCGCCCCGTCCGCGGCCGCCGGGGGTCCCCTGCCCGCGGTCGGTGACCCCGGGCGCGCCGTCGTGGCCGGTGAGGTCCCGGTGCACCTCGAGGTCCCCGCCGTGGGGGTGGACGTCCCGCTGATCCGGCTGGGCGTGAACCCGGACGGTTCGCTGGAGGTCCCGGCCGACTACCAGCAGGTCGGGTGGTTCACGGGGAGCGCCGCCCCCGGGGCCACGGGCCCGGCGATCATCGCGGGGCACGTGGACAGCACCAGCGGTCCGGCGCCCTTCTTCCGGCTGCGTGACCTCGGTCCCGGCGACGAGGTCGTCGTCACCGGGACCGACGGGCAGCGGCGGTCGTTCTCCGTCGACGGGGTCGAGCAGTACCCGAAGGACCAGTTCCCCACGGCGGCCGTCTACGGCCCCGCCCCGGGCCCGGTCCTGCGGCTCATCACCTGCGGCGGGTCCTTCGACCGCAGCGTCGGTCACTACCGGGACAACGTGGTCGTCTTCGCCTCGTGA
- a CDS encoding GH12 family glycosyl hydrolase domain-containing protein produces the protein MTPLRARAVKVAVATAVTALAAGSAALVATLDTPSASAATVLCDTYAKTTTADGRYTIQNNRWGTSAQQCIEPSATGFAVTTADGSTSTSGAPKSYPSIYWGCHYAVCTPGFDPVLASSPAFPTLRTNVSMTYPTTGEWDAGYDLWFDPTARRDGQNTGAEVMVWANHAGRPQPIGAKVGTVALAGTTWDVWFGNTGWNVVSYVRTTGTASLDFALSTFYDDAVQRGYAQRSWYLTSVQAGFEPWVGGAGLAVTDFSAGPAGGAPASTASTPVTPKPSATPTPAVTRSTRPVSGRPVCSATARTENAWNSGAVQTVTVANGPTGRTDWSTAVTLPAGATVTNLWNGTWTQSGRTLSVHNASWNGTLAAGATTSYGYQLASSTSPATPTALSCS, from the coding sequence GTGACCCCACTCCGCGCACGCGCCGTGAAGGTCGCCGTCGCGACCGCCGTGACCGCCCTCGCCGCCGGTTCCGCCGCCCTGGTCGCCACCCTCGACACCCCGTCGGCCTCCGCCGCGACCGTCCTGTGCGACACCTACGCCAAGACCACGACGGCCGACGGGCGCTACACGATCCAGAACAACCGCTGGGGCACCTCGGCCCAGCAGTGCATCGAACCCAGCGCCACCGGCTTCGCGGTCACCACCGCCGACGGCTCCACCTCGACCTCGGGCGCCCCCAAGAGCTACCCGTCGATCTACTGGGGATGCCACTACGCGGTCTGCACGCCCGGTTTCGACCCCGTCCTGGCCTCCAGCCCGGCGTTCCCGACCCTGCGCACGAACGTCTCGATGACCTACCCCACGACGGGCGAGTGGGACGCGGGCTACGACCTGTGGTTCGACCCGACCGCCCGCCGCGACGGGCAGAACACCGGCGCCGAGGTCATGGTCTGGGCGAACCACGCCGGTCGCCCGCAACCCATCGGCGCCAAGGTGGGCACCGTGGCGCTCGCCGGCACCACCTGGGACGTCTGGTTCGGCAACACCGGCTGGAACGTCGTCTCCTACGTCCGCACGACCGGTACGGCCTCCCTCGACTTCGCGCTGAGCACCTTCTACGACGACGCCGTGCAGCGCGGCTACGCGCAGCGCTCCTGGTACCTCACGAGCGTCCAGGCCGGCTTCGAGCCGTGGGTCGGCGGCGCCGGGCTCGCCGTCACGGACTTCTCCGCCGGACCCGCGGGCGGCGCCCCCGCGTCCACCGCCTCGACCCCGGTGACGCCGAAGCCCTCCGCCACCCCGACGCCCGCGGTGACCCGCTCCACCCGTCCGGTCTCCGGGCGCCCGGTCTGCAGCGCCACGGCGCGCACCGAGAACGCCTGGAACTCCGGCGCCGTGCAGACGGTCACCGTCGCCAACGGCCCGACCGGGCGCACCGACTGGTCGACGGCCGTCACGCTGCCCGCCGGCGCCACCGTCACGAACCTCTGGAACGGCACCTGGACCCAGTCCGGGCGCACGCTGAGCGTCCACAACGCGAGCTGGAACGGGACGCTCGCCGCGGGCGCCACGACGAGCTACGGCTACCAGCTGGCGAGCTCCACCAGCCCCGCGACGCCGACCGCGCTCAGCTGCAGCTGA
- a CDS encoding HAD family hydrolase, which translates to MPNVPAADASTPLVDARVVQAAFFDLDNTMVRGASLFYFARGLAARGFFSRREVQRFARRALHYAVRGENLGHLVEIRDLALAFVAGHETATIRRIGEDVYEEHVESKVRLGTQELARRHLAAGAPVWLVTAAPVEMAEVIARRLGLTGALGTVAESVAGVYTGRLVGEPLHGQAKADAVRALAASAGFDLARCAAYSDSANDLPLLSLVGSPVVVNPDRTLRRHAATHGWPVHEFRQWRHAVRWSARVGAVGVGTLAVVSLLRRR; encoded by the coding sequence ATGCCGAACGTGCCTGCCGCCGACGCGTCCACCCCGCTGGTCGACGCACGCGTGGTGCAGGCGGCCTTCTTCGACCTCGACAACACCATGGTGCGGGGCGCGTCGCTGTTCTACTTCGCCCGCGGCCTGGCCGCGCGGGGGTTCTTCTCCCGCCGCGAGGTGCAGCGCTTCGCCCGCCGCGCGCTGCACTACGCGGTGCGCGGCGAGAACCTCGGCCACCTCGTCGAGATCCGCGACCTCGCCCTGGCCTTCGTCGCCGGTCACGAGACCGCGACCATCCGCCGGATCGGCGAGGACGTCTACGAGGAGCACGTCGAGTCCAAGGTCCGCCTGGGTACCCAGGAACTCGCCCGCCGCCACCTCGCCGCGGGAGCACCGGTGTGGCTGGTCACGGCCGCCCCCGTCGAGATGGCCGAGGTGATCGCCCGCCGCCTGGGGCTGACCGGTGCGCTCGGTACCGTCGCCGAGTCCGTGGCGGGCGTCTACACCGGCAGGCTCGTCGGCGAACCGCTGCACGGTCAGGCCAAGGCCGACGCCGTGCGCGCCCTGGCCGCCTCCGCCGGGTTCGACCTGGCCCGCTGCGCGGCCTACTCCGACTCCGCCAACGACCTGCCGCTGCTCTCCCTGGTCGGCTCCCCCGTCGTCGTCAACCCGGACCGGACGCTGCGCCGGCACGCCGCCACGCACGGGTGGCCCGTGCACGAGTTCCGCCAGTGGCGCCACGCCGTGCGCTGGAGCGCCCGCGTCGGTGCCGTCGGGGTCGGCACGCTCGCCGTCGTCTCCCTGCTCCGCCGCCGCTGA